One genomic segment of Stigmatella erecta includes these proteins:
- a CDS encoding DUF5011 domain-containing protein: MNVSLSLLKSPTLSCRLAVCALLGTLAACGPTEPARHELTKEEGTVATLPRALTVSPEVPLPTEVYIETQRMPAVAAGNGLYLVVRKEFFGGKPGLRAVRVRAADGAVLDATPIMLDSHPYASDEVLTDPSVAFDGTNFLVIYSWYRLSNLTAYNEIKSVRVRASDGAVLGEASFSFYGTRDSYRPSVAFDGQNYLGVWEGWTVPRNGNPTQFLLNGLRMRPSGERVDDISFAIAPNGYKPQLAYGGGSYLMVWSEGSFTGPLRATRLSPAGASGPMATLTVAGAGGHTPVLASDGSNFLVVWNEAGGVLKAKRVSLSQWRVLDDTAFTVGTGATSSASVLFDAGSFRVTYAGTRGGAPKVISTRVQVTGEVGPEQILVDLHPSTGAERPAVASLGADQNLVAYTEFDPSRNRTFIRARRFSDPQGVPCTPGAPTLTVHGGTELTLECGPGAYADLGAQAADGCGNPVAVHAYNTGADAMGPGPNLGAEGTYSVSYAAWNAQGDVSVTRTVHVEDRTAPVLVLKGAAHQTHTCGSLWVDPGVEATDACYGNLAATVWHTGEVNGWAEGTYTVTYSLTDSGGNTATPVTRTVDVVDCPW; encoded by the coding sequence ATGAACGTCAGCCTTTCCCTCCTGAAAAGTCCCACGCTGTCCTGTCGCCTGGCGGTGTGCGCCCTGCTGGGCACGCTCGCCGCCTGCGGCCCCACGGAGCCCGCCAGGCATGAGCTCACGAAAGAGGAGGGCACGGTGGCCACCTTGCCCCGCGCCCTCACCGTCTCGCCGGAGGTCCCGCTTCCGACGGAGGTCTACATCGAAACCCAGCGCATGCCCGCCGTCGCGGCGGGCAATGGCCTCTACCTCGTGGTCCGCAAGGAGTTCTTTGGAGGGAAGCCCGGGCTTCGCGCGGTGCGGGTCCGGGCGGCCGATGGCGCTGTGCTGGATGCCACGCCCATCATGTTGGACTCCCATCCCTATGCCAGCGATGAGGTCTTGACGGATCCCTCGGTCGCGTTCGATGGGACGAACTTCCTGGTCATCTACTCCTGGTACAGGCTCAGCAACCTCACCGCTTACAATGAAATCAAGAGCGTCCGGGTGCGCGCCTCGGATGGGGCGGTGCTGGGGGAAGCGTCGTTCAGCTTTTACGGCACCCGGGACAGCTACCGGCCCTCCGTGGCCTTCGACGGACAGAACTATCTGGGCGTCTGGGAAGGCTGGACCGTGCCGCGCAATGGCAATCCCACCCAGTTCTTGCTGAATGGGCTCCGGATGCGGCCCTCGGGCGAGCGCGTGGATGACATCTCGTTCGCCATCGCGCCCAATGGCTACAAACCCCAGCTGGCCTACGGGGGCGGCTCCTACCTGATGGTCTGGTCCGAGGGCTCTTTCACAGGCCCGCTCCGGGCGACGCGGCTGTCTCCCGCGGGAGCCTCCGGACCCATGGCGACCCTCACGGTGGCCGGCGCGGGCGGACACACCCCCGTGCTGGCCTCCGATGGGAGCAACTTCCTGGTGGTCTGGAATGAGGCGGGGGGCGTCCTGAAGGCCAAGCGGGTGAGCCTGTCCCAGTGGCGCGTGCTGGATGACACGGCCTTCACCGTGGGCACGGGGGCCACGTCCTCCGCCTCGGTCCTCTTCGACGCGGGCAGCTTCCGGGTCACCTACGCCGGCACGCGGGGCGGGGCCCCCAAGGTCATCAGCACCCGCGTCCAGGTAACGGGCGAGGTGGGCCCGGAGCAGATCCTCGTGGACCTGCATCCCTCCACGGGGGCGGAGCGGCCCGCGGTCGCCTCGCTGGGCGCGGACCAGAACCTAGTGGCCTACACGGAGTTTGATCCCTCCAGGAACCGGACGTTCATCCGGGCGCGGCGTTTCTCGGATCCGCAGGGCGTGCCCTGCACCCCGGGGGCGCCCACCCTCACCGTCCACGGGGGCACGGAGCTGACGCTGGAGTGCGGCCCGGGGGCTTACGCGGACCTGGGCGCCCAGGCGGCCGATGGGTGCGGCAACCCGGTGGCGGTGCATGCGTACAACACGGGCGCCGACGCCATGGGGCCCGGGCCGAACCTGGGCGCGGAGGGCACGTACTCGGTCTCGTACGCGGCCTGGAATGCCCAGGGGGATGTGTCCGTCACGCGCACCGTGCACGTGGAGGACCGGACGGCGCCGGTGCTGGTGCTCAAGGGTGCCGCCCACCAGACGCACACCTGCGGCAGCCTCTGGGTGGACCCGGGCGTGGAGGCCACGGACGCGTGCTACGGCAACCTCGCGGCCACCGTGTGGCACACGGGGGAAGTGAATGGCTGGGCGGAGGGCACCTACACGGTGACGTACTCGCTGACGGACAGTGGCGGCAACACCGCCACGCCCGTGACGCGCACCGTGGACGTCGTGGACTGCCCCTGGTAG
- a CDS encoding TfoX/Sxy family protein translates to MDRFVEYTLELLEPLGPVRARAMFGGWGLYCDGVMMGLIIRERLYLKTDETTRPAFQAAGGEPFVYDAGKGKAPVALSYWTPPAEAEDDAHALLPWARRALEAALRVAAQKQQKSARKSPAAKRVKFIRR, encoded by the coding sequence ATGGACCGCTTCGTGGAGTACACGCTGGAGCTGCTGGAGCCGCTGGGGCCCGTCCGTGCCCGCGCCATGTTTGGCGGGTGGGGGCTGTACTGCGACGGGGTGATGATGGGGCTCATCATCCGGGAGCGGCTCTACCTCAAGACGGATGAGACCACCCGGCCCGCCTTTCAGGCCGCGGGAGGAGAGCCCTTCGTCTACGACGCGGGAAAGGGGAAGGCCCCCGTGGCGTTGTCCTATTGGACGCCGCCTGCGGAGGCGGAGGACGACGCGCACGCGCTCCTGCCCTGGGCCCGCCGCGCCCTGGAGGCGGCGCTCCGGGTGGCGGCGCAAAAACAACAGAAATCCGCTCGTAAGAGCCCGGCCGCGAAGAGGGTGAAATTCATCAGGCGATGA
- a CDS encoding winged helix-turn-helix transcriptional regulator: MSKQAVAPRVCSLASALEVVGEKWSLLILREVFYGVCRFEGIAQNTGAPRDVLTARLRKLSDAGVLRRVQYSERPQRSEYHLTEAGRELAPTLLSLLQWGQRWAPAEPGATGGFVHDCGQRLHTFLGCQACGRPVRGGDLTVGGQPVFTPREE, from the coding sequence ATGTCCAAGCAGGCCGTGGCTCCGCGCGTGTGTTCCCTGGCCTCCGCGCTGGAGGTGGTGGGGGAGAAGTGGTCCCTGCTCATCCTCCGGGAAGTCTTCTATGGGGTGTGCCGCTTCGAGGGCATCGCGCAGAACACGGGGGCGCCCCGGGATGTGCTCACCGCGCGCCTGCGCAAGTTGTCGGACGCGGGCGTGCTGCGCCGGGTGCAGTACTCCGAGCGGCCCCAGCGCAGCGAGTACCACCTCACCGAGGCAGGGCGGGAGCTGGCCCCCACGTTGCTCTCCCTGTTGCAGTGGGGCCAGCGCTGGGCACCCGCGGAGCCGGGGGCCACCGGGGGCTTCGTGCATGACTGCGGACAGCGCCTTCACACCTTCTTGGGGTGCCAGGCGTGTGGGCGCCCCGTGAGGGGGGGCGACCTCACCGTGGGCGGTCAGCCGGTGTTCACGCCCCGGGAGGAGTGA
- a CDS encoding DUF1304 domain-containing protein has product MQIAAKILVGLVAAIHVYILVLEAFLWRKPLGMKVFRLDAEFAARSATLAANQGLYNGFLAAGLVWGLVAAEPIGFQVQLFFLACVAVAGVVGALTVSRRIFYVQTVPALIAGAFVLLAH; this is encoded by the coding sequence ATGCAGATCGCCGCGAAGATCCTGGTGGGGCTGGTCGCCGCCATTCACGTCTACATCCTGGTGCTGGAGGCGTTCCTGTGGCGCAAGCCCCTGGGGATGAAGGTCTTCCGGCTGGACGCGGAGTTCGCCGCCCGCTCGGCCACGCTCGCCGCCAACCAGGGCCTGTACAACGGCTTCCTCGCTGCGGGGCTGGTGTGGGGGCTGGTGGCTGCCGAGCCCATCGGCTTCCAGGTCCAGCTCTTCTTCCTGGCGTGCGTGGCGGTGGCCGGCGTCGTGGGCGCGCTCACCGTGAGCCGCCGCATCTTCTACGTCCAGACGGTGCCCGCGCTCATCGCGGGAGCGTTCGTGCTCCTGGCGCATTGA
- a CDS encoding 2-dehydropantoate 2-reductase N-terminal domain-containing protein yields the protein MSARPRVLLVGAGSVGQVFGRFLAAAGCELTFLVKARHAEATRAGFTLHPLGLVSRGPPERLSGFEVLESQDEVARRTWDQVWFCVSSAALREGTWVGGLARATGEATWVMLQPALHDREWLLQHVPEDRLVSGLIPFISFASPLKPGQGPGPGTAFWLPPLARGLFSGPPGRLREVVRALRQGGYPAREHPSVAQAMAVPSAVLNVFVTGLEAADWRFARFREGPSVRAVREATREAIAIATGGHRGRTAWAVGLLRPLAFRLAFLGTRLAPFDMETYLRAHFTKVSAQTRLMIREYIDTGRDRGQPVRHLEALNAPGARTLPR from the coding sequence ATGAGCGCACGTCCGCGAGTTCTCCTGGTGGGAGCAGGGTCAGTTGGCCAGGTCTTCGGGAGGTTCCTGGCGGCGGCCGGGTGCGAGCTCACCTTCCTGGTGAAGGCGCGGCACGCGGAGGCCACCCGGGCAGGCTTCACCCTCCACCCGCTGGGCCTCGTCTCGCGGGGCCCCCCCGAGCGCCTCTCCGGGTTCGAGGTGCTTGAGTCGCAAGACGAGGTGGCGCGGCGGACCTGGGACCAGGTCTGGTTCTGCGTCTCCTCGGCGGCGCTGCGCGAGGGCACGTGGGTGGGGGGGCTGGCGCGGGCCACGGGCGAGGCCACCTGGGTGATGCTCCAGCCCGCGCTCCACGACCGGGAATGGCTTCTCCAGCACGTGCCCGAGGACCGGCTCGTCAGCGGGCTGATTCCCTTCATCAGCTTCGCCTCGCCCTTGAAGCCGGGGCAGGGGCCCGGGCCGGGTACGGCGTTCTGGCTGCCGCCGCTGGCCCGGGGCCTGTTCAGCGGCCCCCCTGGACGGCTGCGGGAGGTGGTCCGGGCGCTGCGCCAGGGAGGCTATCCCGCCCGCGAGCACCCCAGCGTGGCCCAGGCCATGGCCGTGCCCTCCGCGGTGTTGAACGTCTTCGTGACCGGACTGGAGGCCGCGGACTGGCGCTTCGCGCGCTTCCGCGAGGGGCCCTCGGTGCGAGCCGTGCGCGAGGCCACCCGGGAGGCCATCGCGATCGCCACGGGCGGGCACCGGGGGCGCACGGCCTGGGCCGTGGGGCTGTTGCGGCCCCTGGCCTTCCGGCTGGCGTTCCTGGGGACGCGGCTGGCGCCCTTCGACATGGAGACCTACCTGCGGGCCCACTTCACCAAGGTCTCCGCGCAGACGCGGCTGATGATTCGCGAGTACATCGACACGGGGCGGGACCGGGGCCAGCCCGTGCGGCACCTCGAAGCGCTCAATGCGCCAGGAGCACGAACGCTCCCGCGATGA
- a CDS encoding SH3 domain-containing protein: MSTRGMSGHPWKVLGLVAALVAGCGGSTSSVESVELKGADENVATQESTLTGCVTAGANLQTTTDLNLRSGPSTSNGILLTMPGGAVAKEAGGGCPTSGWYKLTYSGITGWASGSYLNLATSTPPSSTRDGAVARAQSAMGFSYWWGHGAFKPGAAVGSCSGNCPSCTHTGSYGADCSGLLAKVWVVPSSNSNMATDSHPYGTIHFNADTSQWKTVSRDSLLKADALVYNTDGAGHTFLYESGDGWGSMWAYECKGCAYGCVYNLRTATTTYHAIRHY; the protein is encoded by the coding sequence ATGAGCACTCGCGGCATGAGCGGTCATCCCTGGAAGGTTCTGGGCCTCGTGGCAGCCCTGGTGGCCGGGTGTGGAGGCAGCACTTCCTCCGTGGAGAGCGTCGAGCTGAAGGGCGCGGACGAGAACGTGGCCACCCAGGAGAGCACGCTGACCGGCTGTGTCACCGCGGGCGCCAACCTCCAGACCACCACGGACCTAAACCTGCGCTCCGGCCCGTCCACGAGCAACGGCATCTTGCTGACCATGCCGGGCGGCGCCGTCGCCAAGGAGGCCGGCGGAGGCTGTCCCACCAGCGGCTGGTACAAGCTGACCTACAGCGGCATCACCGGCTGGGCCTCGGGCAGCTACCTCAACCTGGCCACCAGCACGCCGCCCTCGTCCACCCGCGATGGCGCCGTCGCCCGGGCCCAGAGCGCGATGGGCTTCTCGTACTGGTGGGGCCACGGGGCGTTCAAGCCAGGGGCCGCCGTGGGCTCGTGCTCCGGCAACTGCCCGAGCTGCACGCACACCGGCTCGTATGGCGCGGACTGCTCCGGCTTGCTCGCCAAGGTGTGGGTGGTACCCAGCAGCAACAGCAACATGGCCACCGACTCGCACCCCTACGGCACCATCCACTTCAACGCCGACACCAGCCAGTGGAAGACCGTCTCCCGCGACAGCCTGCTGAAGGCCGACGCGCTCGTGTACAACACGGACGGCGCGGGCCACACCTTCCTCTACGAGTCCGGGGACGGCTGGGGCAGCATGTGGGCCTACGAGTGCAAGGGCTGCGCGTACGGCTGCGTGTACAACCTGCGGACCGCCACCACCACCTACCACGCCATCCGGCACTACTAG
- a CDS encoding DUF2256 and DUF3253 domain-containing protein translates to MTSAPPSKVCAVCGRRITWRKKWERDWEHIRYCSARCRGRKDGAGQDALEQRILEMLGARARGATMCPSEVARAEGGEDWRERMEPVREAARRLVARGDVDILQGGRVVDPSTAKGPIRLRLRASR, encoded by the coding sequence ATGACGTCCGCGCCTCCTTCCAAGGTGTGCGCCGTCTGCGGCCGGCGCATCACCTGGCGCAAGAAGTGGGAGCGGGACTGGGAGCACATCCGCTACTGCTCCGCGCGCTGCCGGGGCCGCAAGGATGGTGCGGGGCAGGACGCGCTCGAACAGCGCATCCTGGAGATGCTCGGCGCCCGGGCCCGGGGCGCGACGATGTGCCCCTCGGAGGTGGCGCGCGCCGAGGGGGGCGAGGACTGGCGTGAGCGCATGGAGCCCGTGCGCGAGGCGGCCCGGCGGCTGGTGGCCCGGGGGGACGTGGACATCCTCCAGGGCGGCCGGGTGGTGGACCCCTCGACGGCGAAGGGCCCCATCCGCCTGCGGCTGCGGGCCTCCCGGTAA
- a CDS encoding SDR family NAD(P)-dependent oxidoreductase, with translation MKLQGKVALITGADSGIGQATAEVFAREGANISIIYHSDEKGAQETRRLVEAQGRRALVLQGDVGNSAEVAKFFERTAAELGVIDILVNNAGQGMHGIPVEKLEDAKLEQILRVNLMGPLFCARSFIQLRKKHGGKGRIVNISSVAQHLPTAESAPYGMSKAGLGSLTRSLSVELAPDRINVNGIAPGLIQTPMTQKRLDDPKQREESLKEIPWHRAGQPEEIARLALFLASDDGDYVTGQTWTIDGGLTMNWGGA, from the coding sequence ATGAAGCTTCAAGGCAAGGTGGCGCTCATCACCGGGGCGGATTCGGGAATTGGCCAGGCGACGGCGGAGGTGTTTGCCCGGGAGGGCGCGAACATCAGCATCATCTACCACTCGGACGAGAAGGGCGCCCAGGAGACGCGCCGCCTCGTGGAGGCCCAGGGCCGGCGGGCCCTTGTCCTGCAAGGGGACGTGGGCAACTCGGCCGAGGTGGCGAAGTTCTTCGAGCGCACGGCCGCCGAGCTGGGCGTCATCGACATCCTGGTGAACAACGCGGGCCAGGGCATGCACGGCATTCCCGTGGAGAAGCTGGAAGACGCGAAGCTGGAGCAGATCCTCCGCGTCAACCTCATGGGGCCCCTGTTCTGCGCCCGCTCCTTCATCCAGCTGCGCAAGAAGCACGGCGGCAAGGGGCGCATCGTGAACATCAGCTCGGTGGCCCAGCACCTGCCCACCGCGGAGAGCGCGCCCTATGGCATGTCCAAGGCGGGCCTGGGCTCGCTCACGCGCAGCCTGTCGGTGGAACTCGCCCCCGACCGCATCAACGTCAACGGCATTGCCCCGGGGCTCATTCAGACGCCCATGACGCAGAAGCGCTTGGATGACCCGAAGCAGCGCGAGGAGTCGCTCAAGGAGATTCCGTGGCACCGCGCGGGGCAGCCCGAGGAGATCGCCCGGCTGGCGCTGTTCCTCGCCTCGGACGACGGGGACTACGTCACCGGCCAGACCTGGACGATCGACGGCGGCCTGACGATGAACTGGGGCGGCGCCTGA
- a CDS encoding GNAT family N-acetyltransferase produces MHLRPYQPGDREAIYDICVRTGASGQDARGHYLSDALLPDVYAGPYLDLEPQRAFVLDEGGRVAGYVLGTADTAAFVEAWRARWLPRVAGRYPRPAEPPLTADDRLISTLHHPERMLAPELASHPAHLHVDLLPHAQGAGHGRRMVEAFLAAVAAAGAPSLHLGTANGNTRALRFYERLGFQRLPVAGVEDTTFFWCPTAASRPR; encoded by the coding sequence ATGCACCTTCGGCCCTACCAACCGGGCGACCGGGAGGCCATCTATGACATCTGCGTGCGCACGGGCGCATCCGGCCAGGATGCCCGGGGCCATTACCTGAGCGACGCGCTGCTGCCCGACGTCTATGCCGGCCCCTACCTCGACCTCGAGCCGCAGCGGGCCTTCGTGCTCGACGAGGGCGGCCGGGTGGCCGGGTACGTGCTTGGCACCGCCGACACGGCGGCATTCGTGGAAGCCTGGCGTGCCCGGTGGCTGCCGCGGGTGGCGGGCCGGTATCCCCGCCCGGCCGAGCCGCCCCTCACGGCGGATGACCGGTTGATCTCCACGCTGCACCACCCGGAGCGGATGCTCGCGCCCGAGCTGGCCTCACACCCCGCGCACCTGCACGTCGACCTGCTTCCCCACGCGCAGGGCGCCGGGCATGGCCGCCGCATGGTGGAGGCGTTCCTGGCCGCGGTGGCCGCCGCCGGTGCACCCTCCCTGCACCTGGGCACGGCCAACGGCAACACCCGGGCGCTGCGGTTCTACGAGCGCCTGGGCTTTCAGCGTCTCCCCGTGGCGGGGGTCGAGGACACCACGTTCTTCTGGTGTCCCACGGCGGCCTCCAGGCCGCGGTGA
- a CDS encoding peptidase M23, with the protein MNVKKVLYTASAVLAGWAGVAVAASAKGPICEPNARVNSTTYYSCSSGSHTALDISNGTCGEWNHRAMLAGSFAYRYYGGCGAACYGSTCNGGAGNYYVVSGASGWDFRQLHIYANASSGTKTCDGCALGLVGGTGDATGPHVHADNRQYGTRKSAWYTSKGTTCGTTGNCTTVIGAPSL; encoded by the coding sequence ATGAACGTGAAGAAGGTGCTGTACACCGCCAGCGCGGTCCTGGCTGGCTGGGCTGGAGTAGCCGTGGCGGCGAGCGCCAAGGGCCCCATCTGCGAGCCCAACGCCCGCGTGAACTCGACGACGTATTACAGCTGCAGCAGCGGCAGCCACACGGCGCTCGACATCAGCAACGGCACGTGCGGTGAGTGGAACCACCGCGCCATGCTCGCGGGCAGCTTCGCCTACCGGTACTACGGCGGCTGTGGGGCGGCGTGCTACGGCTCGACGTGTAACGGCGGCGCGGGCAACTACTACGTCGTCTCCGGCGCCAGCGGCTGGGACTTCCGTCAGCTGCACATCTACGCCAACGCCAGCTCCGGCACGAAGACGTGCGACGGCTGCGCCCTGGGCCTGGTGGGCGGCACGGGGGATGCCACCGGCCCCCACGTGCACGCGGACAACCGCCAGTACGGCACCCGCAAGTCCGCCTGGTACACCAGCAAGGGCACCACCTGCGGCACCACGGGCAACTGCACCACGGTGATCGGCGCCCCCTCGCTGTAA
- a CDS encoding HEAT repeat domain-containing protein: MSSSHFRPGRGSRWSALLLASALWGLPARAEPTPLRQTACSFTGMIDELRVALKTGSPAYRKYARERLKAAARVMPADELRAAVQGERDPDTLEALGAALASKSSFTEDATLVQPLLARAAQDGDPQARAAAVRGLRGTGSVDLMAKNGGGVTYEQLIRDSAPEVRQAVVDNLVHESAKVYFGHERTVSEAAVSAALAAKDPQAAARLLSEVSMEAVGSGTVEQLRQQLRSEEPALRGAAATALGGVPGAESAAVKEALVALYRGERDPAVRKAALQGIVRLGMGGARATLESLRGVAPALDPEIDAWQSALRLGLQEWHLLLREKERLRR; the protein is encoded by the coding sequence ATGAGTTCCTCCCACTTTCGCCCGGGCCGCGGCTCCCGGTGGTCCGCGCTGCTGCTGGCCTCGGCCCTCTGGGGGCTGCCCGCCCGCGCCGAGCCCACCCCCCTTCGGCAGACGGCGTGCTCGTTCACGGGGATGATCGATGAGCTGCGCGTGGCGCTGAAGACGGGCTCGCCCGCCTACCGCAAGTACGCCCGGGAGCGGCTCAAGGCCGCCGCGCGCGTGATGCCCGCGGACGAGCTGCGCGCGGCCGTGCAGGGCGAGCGGGATCCAGACACGCTGGAGGCGCTGGGCGCGGCGCTCGCCAGCAAGTCCTCCTTCACGGAGGACGCCACGCTCGTGCAGCCGCTGCTCGCCCGGGCCGCGCAGGACGGGGACCCCCAGGCCCGGGCCGCCGCGGTGCGGGGCCTGCGGGGCACGGGCTCCGTGGACCTCATGGCGAAGAACGGTGGCGGGGTGACGTACGAGCAGCTCATCCGCGACAGCGCGCCCGAGGTGCGCCAGGCCGTGGTGGACAACCTCGTCCACGAGAGCGCCAAGGTGTACTTCGGCCACGAGCGCACGGTCTCCGAGGCCGCCGTGTCCGCGGCGCTGGCCGCGAAGGATCCGCAGGCGGCCGCGCGGCTGCTGTCCGAGGTCTCCATGGAGGCGGTGGGCTCCGGCACGGTGGAGCAGCTGCGCCAGCAACTGCGCTCGGAAGAGCCCGCCCTGCGAGGCGCGGCGGCCACGGCGCTCGGCGGTGTGCCGGGCGCGGAGTCCGCCGCCGTGAAGGAGGCGCTCGTGGCGCTCTACCGCGGCGAGCGCGATCCGGCGGTGCGCAAGGCCGCGTTGCAAGGGATTGTCCGGCTGGGCATGGGCGGGGCGCGCGCCACGCTCGAGTCCCTGCGCGGCGTGGCCCCGGCGTTGGATCCAGAGATTGACGCCTGGCAGTCCGCCCTTCGCCTCGGGCTCCAGGAATGGCACCTGCTGCTGCGCGAGAAAGAGCGCCTGCGCAGGTAG
- a CDS encoding GAF domain-containing sensor histidine kinase produces the protein MLALPAAELRPTMERASHLISEMLHADKVDIFLLEPQTQTLVAMGVSDTPMGRKQRSLGLDRLQLANRGRTVEVFETGQSWHSGHQDEDPGELPGIKFGLEIRSNISVPIEIGGQRRGVLGSTSAQPEFFSLEDLRFLETVARWVGMVAHRAELVEQLTRAAAEQGRRAAADELITIFAHDMNNHLFSLRVRIELIHKRARREQSASYLRDAAAAAQGVEALSRLSSDLLDVGRLDQGLFALRSQPVDLMRLVEETAAAATTPRTEVQHRGPPELVAMADPDRLRQLLSNLVANALKHSPAGIPVVVEAARQTRTDGLWAVLTVSDQGPGIAPHLLPRLFERFSRGPHSSGLGLGLYLARQIAVAHGGTLEVHSAPGKGARFEFAFPLDRDMLPSPLE, from the coding sequence TTGCTGGCGCTGCCCGCGGCCGAGCTTCGCCCCACGATGGAACGGGCCAGCCACCTCATCAGCGAGATGCTCCACGCGGACAAGGTGGACATCTTCCTGCTGGAGCCGCAGACCCAGACGCTCGTGGCCATGGGCGTCAGTGATACGCCCATGGGCCGGAAACAGCGGAGCCTCGGCCTGGACCGGCTGCAGCTGGCCAACCGCGGGCGCACCGTCGAGGTCTTCGAGACAGGACAATCCTGGCACTCCGGGCATCAGGACGAGGACCCCGGGGAGCTGCCAGGTATCAAGTTCGGGCTGGAGATCCGGTCCAACATCTCGGTCCCGATCGAGATCGGCGGGCAGCGGCGCGGGGTGCTGGGGAGCACCTCGGCCCAGCCCGAGTTCTTCTCCCTGGAAGACTTGCGCTTCCTGGAGACCGTGGCCCGGTGGGTGGGAATGGTGGCCCACCGCGCCGAGCTCGTGGAGCAACTGACGCGGGCCGCCGCCGAGCAAGGCCGCCGCGCCGCCGCCGACGAGCTCATCACCATCTTCGCCCATGACATGAACAACCACCTGTTCTCGCTGCGCGTGCGCATCGAGCTCATTCACAAGCGGGCGCGGCGCGAGCAATCCGCCAGCTACCTGCGCGATGCCGCGGCGGCCGCCCAGGGCGTCGAGGCCCTCTCGCGCCTGTCCTCGGACTTGCTCGACGTGGGACGGCTGGACCAGGGGCTCTTCGCCCTCCGCTCCCAGCCGGTGGACCTGATGCGGCTGGTGGAGGAGACGGCGGCCGCCGCCACGACCCCTCGGACCGAAGTCCAACACCGGGGCCCCCCGGAGCTCGTGGCCATGGCCGACCCGGACCGGCTGCGTCAGCTGCTCTCGAACCTCGTGGCCAACGCGCTGAAGCACTCCCCGGCGGGAATCCCCGTGGTCGTGGAGGCGGCCCGGCAGACACGCACGGACGGCCTCTGGGCCGTCCTCACCGTCTCCGACCAGGGCCCGGGCATTGCGCCTCACCTGCTGCCACGGCTGTTCGAGCGCTTCTCACGGGGCCCCCACTCGTCGGGGCTGGGCCTCGGCCTGTACCTGGCACGGCAGATCGCCGTCGCCCACGGAGGGACCCTGGAGGTGCACTCGGCGCCGGGCAAGGGCGCGCGCTTCGAGTTCGCCTTCCCCCTGGACCGGGACATGCTGCCCAGTCCCCTGGAATGA